One window of the Solanum stenotomum isolate F172 chromosome 11, ASM1918654v1, whole genome shotgun sequence genome contains the following:
- the LOC125844617 gene encoding LOW QUALITY PROTEIN: uncharacterized protein LOC125844617 (The sequence of the model RefSeq protein was modified relative to this genomic sequence to represent the inferred CDS: inserted 2 bases in 1 codon), which yields MGKVKGKHRLDKYYHLARQQRYRSRAAWKLIQLNSKFSFLRSSQSVLDLCAAPGGWMQVAVRHVPVGSLVIGVDLNPIRPIRGAISVQQDVTTPKCRSTIKKLMAENGCRAFDLILHDGSPNVGGAWAKEATSQNSLVIDSVKLATELLAPKGTFITKIFRSQDYNAVLYCLRQLFEKVEVDKPPASRSASAEIYIIGLKYKAPSKIDPRLLDIKHLFQGGKEPPKVIDVLGATKQKRHRDGYEDGATVLRKVCSVADFVWSDNPVQVLGSVTSMSFDDPACLAIRDHTLTTEEVKSLCDDLRVLAKQEFKYLLKWRMQIRKALSPEKIKTPTVVESESKEGEDEGEDEDERVLNEIEEKTNILEKKQKKEKKLQAKRRAKEKARKALGIQVDATEDGYGDQDLFSLSSIKGKKDLVAVDNSEYDKETTEVSNESDEDAQGHSSSDLDSGDERRRHDDNIEALFDEAYERYLGRVEGKSKQRKRSKQAHLKDDLQDGNDDSTMIHSAQDSESDIEDNEVNPLVVPLEDAPPQEEIVKMWFTQDVFAEAEEQDVLDMYDSNDEMEVDGGSKKIQKSKELKNDKQQGETKDMTRRKTNGGLQVSASKTDDFEIVPAPATDSSDSSSDESDDDIDTKAEILATAKMTLKKRPREEKIDDAYNRYMFHDEGLPKWFIDEEKRNFQPVKPVTKEEIAAMRAQFKAIDARPAKKVAEAKARKKRAAHRKLEKFRKKANSISDQTEISEGSKRKMIEQLYRKASSTKKPEREYVVAKKGVQVKVGKGKVLVDPRMKKDARKHGMKKKTXNQKGKGSGKASAAA from the exons ATGGGGAAGGTGAAAGGGAAGCATCGTTTGGACAAGTACTATCATCTTGCCAGACAACAACGTTATCGTTCTAGGGCTGCATGGAAGCTTATCCAACTCAATTCCAAGTTCAGTTTTCTACGTTCATCACAATCAGTACTTGATCTTTGTGCAGCACCTGGTGGTTGGATGCAAGTTGCTGTTAGGCATGTACCCGTTGGTAGTCTTGTTATCGGTGTTGATTTGAATCCAATTAGGCCAATTCGCGGTGCTATCTCTGTTCAACAGGATGTCACTACACCTAAATGTCGTTCAACTATTAAGAAACTTATGGCTGAGAATGGATGTAGAGCTTTTGATTTGATTCTTCATGATGGTTCCCCTAATGTTGGTGGTGCTTGGGCTAAAGAAGCTACTAGTCAGAATTCATTGGTAATTGATTCGGTTAAGCTTGCTACTGAATTGTTGGCTCCTAAAGGGACTTTTATTACAAAG ATTTTCAGATCTCAAGATTATAATGCAGTTCTTTACTGTCTAAGACAG CTTTTTGAAAAGGTTGAGGTGGACAAACCTCCGGCCAGTCGTTCAGCATCTGCTGAAATTTATATTATAGGTTTGAAATATAAAGCTCCTTCAAAGATCGATCCACGACTTCTTGATATAAAGCACCTCTTTCAAGGAGGAAAAGAACCCCCCAAG GTGATTGATGTACTCGGGGCGACGAAGCAGAAGAGACACCGTGATGG GTACGAAGATGGAGCCACAGTCCTAAGGAAGGTGTGCTCAGTTGCAGATTTTGTATGGTCTGATAACCCTGTTCAGGTCCTTGGTTCAGTTACTTCAATGAGCTTTGATGATCCTGCGTGTTTGGCCATTAGAGATCACACTCTTACAACAGAGGAG GTTAAATCTCTATGTGATGATTTGCGTGTTCTTGCAAAGCAAGAATTCAAGTATCTCTTAAA gTGGCGTATGCAGATAAGAAAAGCTTTATCTCCTGAAAAAATAAAGACCCCAACAGTTGTTGAAAGTGAGAGCAAAGAAGGTGAAGATGAaggtgaagatgaagatgaaagaGTTCTCAATGAAATAGAGGAGAAAACCAATATTTTGGAGAAAAAgcagaaaaaagagaagaaacttCAAGCAAAAAGACGAGCCAAG GAGAAAGCACGCAAGGCACTTGGGATACAAGTAGATGCGACAGAGGATGGTTATGGTGATCAGGATTTGTTCTCTCTATCTTCCATCAAG GGTAAGAAAGATCTTGTAGCTGTTGATAACAGTGAATATGACAAAGAAACTACTGAGGTAAGCAATGAAAGTGATGAGGATGCCCAGGGACATTCATCCAGTGATCTGGACTCTGGAGACGAACGCAGGAG ACATGATGATAATATTGAGGCATTATTTGATGAGGCTTATGAACGGTATTTGGGTAGAGTGGAAGGTAAATCTAAACAGAGAAAGCGATCCAAACAAGCACACTTGAAGGATGATCTGCAG GATGGCAATGATGATAGCACAATGATTCATTCTGCTCAAGACTCTGAGAGTGACATAGAAGATAATGAAGTCAACCCTCTTGTTGTGCCCcttgaggatgcaccacctcaGGAGGAGATTGTGAAGATGTGGTTTACTCAAGATGTTTTTGCTGAAGCAGAAGAGCAGGATGTCTTGGACATGTATGACAGTAATGATGAAATGGAAGTAGATGGAGGGTCTAAGAAGATCCAAAAATCTAAGGAACTGAAAAATGATAAACAGCAGGGAGAAACTAAGGATATGACGAGGAGGAAAACAAATGGTGGCTTACAGGTCTCAGCTTCTAAGACGGATGATTTTGAGATTGTTCCTGCTCCTGCTACTGATTCTAGTGACTCATCATCTGATGAATCTGATGACGACATTGACACCAAGGCTGAAATATTGGCTACAGCAAAAATGACGCTGAAGAAAAGGCCGAGGGAAGAAAAGATTGATGATGCTTACAACAGATATATGTTTCACGATGAGGGGTTGCCGAAGTGGTTCATTGATGAGGAAAAGAGAAATTTCCAGCCAGTGAAACCCGTGACAAAAGAGGAGATTGCTGCAATGAGAGCTCAATTTAAAGCAATTGATGCTCGGCCTGCAAAGAAGGTTGCAGAAGCCAAAGCTCGTAAGAAACGGGCAGCACATAGAAAGCTAGAGAAGTTTAGGAAGAAAGCTAACTCAATATCAGACCAAACTGAAATCTCTGAAGGTTCAAAGAGAAAAATGATTGAACAACTATACAGGAAGGCGTCGTCAACAAAAAAACCAGAAAGGGAATATGTAGTGGCAAAGAAGGGAGTTCAAGTTAAGGTTGGCAAGGGAAAGGTCCTTGTCGATCCAAGAATGAAAAAAGATGCAAGAAAGCATGGAATGAAAAAGAAGAC CAACCAAAAAGGAAAAGGCTCAGGAAAGGCTTCAGCAGCAGCTTAA